A window of Sutcliffiella cohnii contains these coding sequences:
- a CDS encoding glycosyltransferase family 2 protein: MDIYLYLYQNCKLKFRTLNRVRSNQRYLSLDRQLIMEEKHISPIIQYRHINIKKKMTEQISIVMCTYNNADYLDWSIYSVLSQTVGNWELVIINDGSSDQTKEILDRYNGYPSIRIIHSMQNRGKASCLNQALQLITGGWIIELDADDWLAENCLEIIDPILGNANKGTDALFYGNYVEWKERTRDQKLFYSKEINGPDVFHSEEYLNKPFALAPRIYNVELLKQVGGWNVNDPSQGKMFEDVYMICSLQKKFKVIKINRLLYHRRLRVKSVTNQSAIPFTKWRNWLRKHLNL, from the coding sequence ATGGATATATACTTATATTTATATCAAAACTGTAAGTTGAAATTTAGAACGCTGAACCGTGTTCGAAGCAACCAACGCTACTTATCGTTGGATCGCCAATTAATTATGGAAGAGAAACATATTAGTCCAATTATTCAATATAGGCATATAAATATAAAGAAAAAGATGACCGAACAAATATCTATAGTAATGTGTACTTATAATAATGCTGATTATTTAGATTGGTCTATATATAGTGTACTATCACAAACTGTCGGTAATTGGGAATTAGTAATTATTAATGATGGGTCCTCTGATCAAACTAAGGAAATATTAGATCGATATAACGGTTATCCAAGTATAAGGATAATACACTCCATGCAGAATAGAGGAAAAGCATCCTGTTTAAATCAAGCATTACAGCTAATAACAGGTGGATGGATAATAGAACTAGATGCAGATGATTGGTTAGCAGAAAATTGTTTGGAGATTATTGATCCTATTTTAGGGAATGCTAATAAGGGAACAGATGCATTATTTTATGGGAATTATGTAGAATGGAAAGAGAGAACAAGGGATCAAAAGTTATTTTACTCAAAAGAAATAAATGGACCAGACGTCTTTCATTCCGAAGAATATTTGAATAAACCTTTCGCACTTGCGCCAAGAATTTATAATGTAGAACTGTTAAAACAAGTTGGAGGGTGGAACGTTAACGATCCCTCACAAGGAAAAATGTTCGAGGACGTGTATATGATATGTTCGTTGCAAAAAAAATTCAAAGTTATAAAGATAAATAGATTGCTTTACCATCGCAGACTAAGGGTTAAAAGTGTGACAAATCAATCCGCTATACCATTTACAAAGTGGAGGAACTGGTTAAGGAAGCATTTAAATCTTTAA